The genomic window TCCTTTCCTGAATTTGAATCTTGCCATTTCACATTTTGATAAGCCTCGGATTAGTTTACGGTTCACTTCACCAAGAGGAATCACTGGAGGCCATATACGATCGATTTCAGACTTCATGTTTTCAgattcaaatacaaataaaactACTTTAGATTTCTTTGTACCAAGGCCTAATGTTAGAGTATGCCATGCATGGTGAGCTAAGATTGTAAAATTTGTAGGTAAGAAAGCTGTTGTTGAAGGAAATGGCAGGGATTTAGTATCATCATTGATCTCTGAAGGTGAATGTGACAAAAGATGCAAGAGCTCTGGAGATGTCGCTCGTCTAACTGTAAATGATTTCACAATGAACTGCCCACCGAAACGAATACCTTTTACATCTGAACTTTGTTTAAACACTTCAAGATCTGATATCGGTTTGgtttgattctgattctgattttcactcttcttctgactctttttcttcatcttcttctctttctctcccatAGCCTAGACTCTAGTACTACCAATGTCTTGGTGattgtattttgttttgtttgataACCTAACCAATCTAAGGCTTTTACTGAAATATATTTCGGGCTgagatatttattattatttttttgtattttttattatttttattgataaTATCTATTTTTCTAAGGGTTTGGTGATGAATGAGGTGGGTGCGAGTGTCGGAGACTATGGTAGGGTTGGGGTGAAGATTTATTTGAAAATCCAGAGTAAAGTGTCTTCCTATCTGTCTATTGAAGTCTTTAAACAATAGTGGGGCTCTTATAAGATTGGAATTGATTTCTGAGTActaaaaatttcaataagattGGGTGTGAACATCATTATGATACATTGTAACCCCATCTCTTTCGAAGTCCTTTTCCCTTTTCCTTTACCTAAGTGCATTTATGTGTCTGTATACTTTTCCTAGCCCTGTGAATGTTATCTGTAGTCTTATGCACTTTACTTGTCATGTAAAATGTATTTAGGGCATCGGCAATGGCTTCCCTGCTATTAGAAAAGCGGGAGACCATCCCCTTTGGTTCGAGTAATTAGGAAATGGGCATCACTGGAGAAGTATATAAGTTTTGTGATAGACATGTGGTTTAACGAATGTGTAAAAAGTTAATCTGAAACTGTGTAGATATTTTTGGTACCGAATAGGCCCAGGGTTTTCTTTGTCTGGTCTAATAATGGAAGCTATTGTGTTGATATAAATGGAAACATAAATACACTAATGTTTTGTCTTATAACAGCGTTGATAAAGACTTAACTGTTATAGCAAGATGAAAGCGAAATGGAACAATTATTCAGTAAAGCAGATGGTTTAAAGATAGAATTAGATAACTCAATAGACTATTTACTTTGAAAAGACTAAACATATTCAATGGTGCAAGCAGTTCTTAGCTCTCAGCTAGGCATTTAGATTAAATACTTACATGCCTCAGCAGCAGTAAGTTGTAAGTTATTCAATGTGTGTTGAAAAACACCACAATTATAATACAAGAGGCAAACAATCAAACAGGCTCCCACTTTTCAATATATTCATGAAGCATAGGGAATAGACTGACATACCAATTAAGGCTAAGAGAGATTTAAGTTGCAGAAGGTTCTGCTCCATCGTGTAAGGCGCAGCAGACTACTGCTTTGTGATGCCCTTGATATACTTGTATGGACTCACCGGTTACTACACCCCAGAGTCTTGCTGTTGTATCCGAAGAAGCTGCAATGACAAATTGGGGAGATTTTTAATATATGTAGGATGATGGTAAGTTAAAGATTTAAATCAGAGGTAATGTGCTAAACATTAATAACCTGTGATTAGATATGCACCCTCAACTGAAAAAACGCAGTCCCATACCCAGCGTTTATGACCTGTTCACATGCACAAACTAGAGATATCAGAATTCACAGTTCACATTAAGATTATAAAAGGTGAAGAAAAAGAGGATGTGAATCAAGGAAATTACCCACTAATGTTCTCTCCAACGAGAAATCATCGACATTCCATATCTTCACAGTACCGTCTGAGGATGCAGTGGCCATATATCTAATATCAAAGAAATAAATGTCAAACTCTTACTCACAGTAATAAGGCTGGAAACGAGAGTAAATGAGAAAAGTAAAAAATGTCTTCAATCATTCAATGCAAATAAATGAAAGAAGAATGAGTGATGCAGATGAGCTCAACCTATTGGGGTCGCCAAATTCAGGTGAAAGCAAACACTTCAGGATGTAACCATCATGTGCTTGTAGTTTATGAAGCGGCTCAAAATTCGTCATAGTCTGCGTCAATAATACAATTTTTTAAGATTAATCAAAAAAGTCTCAAACTCTAACAAAACAGTACAGAGAGTTGATAAATCGATCTACAgcctttttttttgataaaattaagaACATATATTGTTACAAAACTGATATGAAACCTGAGTCCCACGCTGCAAGCGCCAAACATAACAAGTTCCAT from Papaver somniferum cultivar HN1 unplaced genomic scaffold, ASM357369v1 unplaced-scaffold_80, whole genome shotgun sequence includes these protein-coding regions:
- the LOC113345026 gene encoding uncharacterized protein LOC113345026, giving the protein MGEKEKKMKKKSQKKSENQNQNQTKPISDLEVFKQSSDVKGIRFGGQFIVKSFTVRRATSPELLHLLSHSPSEINDDTKSLPFPSTTAFLPTNFTILAHHAWHTLTLGLGTKKSKVVLFVFESENMKSEIDRIWPPVIPLGEVNRKLIRGLSKCEMARFKFRKGCITFYVYAVRTVGRSGKFSCASDLRTILQSVVELKNFIDHTAMLAMPSQRCISSTASAPPPATTKAG